The proteins below are encoded in one region of Gadus macrocephalus chromosome 14, ASM3116895v1:
- the LOC132471508 gene encoding cleavage and polyadenylation specificity factor subunit 7-like isoform X2 translates to MNEHFEGNDFDKTTEASELYDAVLTGLVNQDKSVVPNQMQKRPAINTPHEVGRKLPSIDRGEQSTSKHSLYVGNFSWWISDKDLMHMAQSLGVMDIIEIKFAENKINGQSRGYAEVVVASEGSLRTLLDKVPQCKISGENLSCRSATYQNLAFFETLANKRMPMRVKDPKELDSPPPNSVNLNPPPMPLIYPLIPPPNYPPSNPFLNHPPPQPMHIPLNIPQPMVPPFPPPPFHYGQPPPSLHINPAFLPPHTTHNSGAYQPKKNSTQKSDDDFEELMNRNRTITSTAISKAVSDATTGDMHMATETLLTAIAVIKQSRVYEDDCCQALVTSLKDCLVSIRGNYDSRRDRERDRVKERDRNRDREREDSHGKSRRYKERSWSGGRDRNHERDTRERDTRERETRERDTRERNTRERDTRDRNTHERDTRERDTRERDPRERDPRDPRERDPRERDPRDPRERDPRDPRERDPRERDTRERDTRERDRHRDPRDRYR, encoded by the exons ATGAACGAACATTTCGAG GGGAACGACTTTGACAAAACAACAGAGGCAAGTGAACTTTATGACGCTGTTCTGACTGGTTTAGTCAATCAAGACAAGTCGGTGGTGCCTAATCAAATGCAAAAACGTCCAGCTATAAATACCCCACATGAAGTGGGGAGAAAACTACCATCAATAGACCGAGGAGAACAATCCACAAGTAAACATTCCTTGTATGTTGGAAATTTCTCCTGG TGGATATCTGACAAAGATCTTATGCACATGGCACAATCTTTGGGAGTGATGGACATAATAGAGATAAAATTTGCAGAGAACAAAATCAACGGACAGTCAAGAGG GTATGCCGAAGTGGTGGTGGCCTCGGAGGGATCATTGAGGACGTTACTGGACAAAGTACCACAATGTAAAATAAGTGGGGAGAATCTGAGCTGTCGCTCAGCAACATACCAAAACCTTGCCTTTTTTGAAACGCTGGCAAACAAGC GTATGCCGATGCGTGTTAAGGATCCCAAAGAATTGGACTCGCCACCGCCCAACTCTGTAAACCTCAACCCTCCCCCAATGCCATTGATTTATCCCCTTATACCCCCTCCAAACTACCCTCCTTCAAACCCATTCCTCAATCATCCACCACCTCAACCCATGCACATTCCTTTAAATATTCCCCAACCTATGGTCCCTCCTTTCCCCCCACCACCTTTTCATTATGGTCAGCCACCCCCAAGTCTTCATATAAATCCAGCCTTCTtgccaccacacaccacacacaacagtggTGCTTACCAGCCCAAAAA GAACTCTACTCAAAAATCTGATGATGATTTTGAAGAGCTAATGAACAGAAACAGGACCATAACCAGTACAGCCATCAGCAAGGCTGTTTCAGATGCCACAACAG GCGACATGCACATGGCAACCGAGACTCTTTTGACTGCTATTGCAGTCATTAAACAATCCAGAGTATATGAAGATGATTGCTGCCAGGCCCTGGTCACATCACTCAAAGACTGTTTAGTATCCATCCGGGGCAACTATGACTCAAG GAGAGACCGGGAGAGGGATCGTGTCAAAGAGCGAGATCGTAACAGAGACCGTGAAAGAGAGGACTCTCATGGAAAGTCCCGCAGGTACAAAGAACGTTCctggagtggggggagggaccGGAATCATGAGCGGGACACACGTGAGCGAGACACTCGTGAGCGAGAAACACGTGAGCGAGACACGCGTGAGCGGAACACGCGTGAACGAGACACGCGTGATAGGAACACTCATGAGCGGGACACTCGTGAGCGGGACACTCGTGAGCGGGACCCTCGTGAGCGGGACCCCCGCGACCCTCGTGAGCGGGACCCTCGTGAGCGCGACCCCCGAGACCCTCGTGAGCGGGACCCCCGTGACCCCCGTGAGCGGGACCCTCGTGAGCGGGACACTCGTGAACGGGACACAC
- the LOC132471508 gene encoding cleavage and polyadenylation specificity factor subunit 7-like isoform X1, giving the protein MASAEPANDTSQNELLNLYDDMNEHFEGNDFDKTTEASELYDAVLTGLVNQDKSVVPNQMQKRPAINTPHEVGRKLPSIDRGEQSTSKHSLYVGNFSWWISDKDLMHMAQSLGVMDIIEIKFAENKINGQSRGYAEVVVASEGSLRTLLDKVPQCKISGENLSCRSATYQNLAFFETLANKRMPMRVKDPKELDSPPPNSVNLNPPPMPLIYPLIPPPNYPPSNPFLNHPPPQPMHIPLNIPQPMVPPFPPPPFHYGQPPPSLHINPAFLPPHTTHNSGAYQPKKNSTQKSDDDFEELMNRNRTITSTAISKAVSDATTGDMHMATETLLTAIAVIKQSRVYEDDCCQALVTSLKDCLVSIRGNYDSRRDRERDRVKERDRNRDREREDSHGKSRRYKERSWSGGRDRNHERDTRERDTRERETRERDTRERNTRERDTRDRNTHERDTRERDTRERDPRERDPRDPRERDPRERDPRDPRERDPRDPRERDPRERDTRERDTRERDRHRDPRDRYR; this is encoded by the exons ATGGCTTCCGCAGAACCTGCGAACGATACATCTCAGAACGAGCTCCTAAATCTCTACGATGACATGAACGAACATTTCGAG GGGAACGACTTTGACAAAACAACAGAGGCAAGTGAACTTTATGACGCTGTTCTGACTGGTTTAGTCAATCAAGACAAGTCGGTGGTGCCTAATCAAATGCAAAAACGTCCAGCTATAAATACCCCACATGAAGTGGGGAGAAAACTACCATCAATAGACCGAGGAGAACAATCCACAAGTAAACATTCCTTGTATGTTGGAAATTTCTCCTGG TGGATATCTGACAAAGATCTTATGCACATGGCACAATCTTTGGGAGTGATGGACATAATAGAGATAAAATTTGCAGAGAACAAAATCAACGGACAGTCAAGAGG GTATGCCGAAGTGGTGGTGGCCTCGGAGGGATCATTGAGGACGTTACTGGACAAAGTACCACAATGTAAAATAAGTGGGGAGAATCTGAGCTGTCGCTCAGCAACATACCAAAACCTTGCCTTTTTTGAAACGCTGGCAAACAAGC GTATGCCGATGCGTGTTAAGGATCCCAAAGAATTGGACTCGCCACCGCCCAACTCTGTAAACCTCAACCCTCCCCCAATGCCATTGATTTATCCCCTTATACCCCCTCCAAACTACCCTCCTTCAAACCCATTCCTCAATCATCCACCACCTCAACCCATGCACATTCCTTTAAATATTCCCCAACCTATGGTCCCTCCTTTCCCCCCACCACCTTTTCATTATGGTCAGCCACCCCCAAGTCTTCATATAAATCCAGCCTTCTtgccaccacacaccacacacaacagtggTGCTTACCAGCCCAAAAA GAACTCTACTCAAAAATCTGATGATGATTTTGAAGAGCTAATGAACAGAAACAGGACCATAACCAGTACAGCCATCAGCAAGGCTGTTTCAGATGCCACAACAG GCGACATGCACATGGCAACCGAGACTCTTTTGACTGCTATTGCAGTCATTAAACAATCCAGAGTATATGAAGATGATTGCTGCCAGGCCCTGGTCACATCACTCAAAGACTGTTTAGTATCCATCCGGGGCAACTATGACTCAAG GAGAGACCGGGAGAGGGATCGTGTCAAAGAGCGAGATCGTAACAGAGACCGTGAAAGAGAGGACTCTCATGGAAAGTCCCGCAGGTACAAAGAACGTTCctggagtggggggagggaccGGAATCATGAGCGGGACACACGTGAGCGAGACACTCGTGAGCGAGAAACACGTGAGCGAGACACGCGTGAGCGGAACACGCGTGAACGAGACACGCGTGATAGGAACACTCATGAGCGGGACACTCGTGAGCGGGACACTCGTGAGCGGGACCCTCGTGAGCGGGACCCCCGCGACCCTCGTGAGCGGGACCCTCGTGAGCGCGACCCCCGAGACCCTCGTGAGCGGGACCCCCGTGACCCCCGTGAGCGGGACCCTCGTGAGCGGGACACTCGTGAACGGGACACAC